From Pan troglodytes isolate AG18354 chromosome 9, NHGRI_mPanTro3-v2.0_pri, whole genome shotgun sequence, the proteins below share one genomic window:
- the LOC107967002 gene encoding non-histone chromosomal protein HMG-14-like, translating into MRKSKVSSAEGAAKEEPKRRSARLSAKPAPAKVEAKPKKAAAKDKSSDKQVQTKGKRGAKGKQAEVANQETKEHLPAVNREKKTEESPASDEAGEKEAKSE; encoded by the coding sequence ATGCGTAAGAGCAAGGTCAGCTCCGCGGAAGGGGCCGCCAAGGAAGAGCCCAAGAGGAGATCGGCGCGGTTGTCTGCTAAACCTGCTCCTGCAAAAGTGGAAGCAAAGCCGAAAAAGGCAGCAGCAAAGGATAAATCTTCAGACAAACAAGTGCaaacaaaagggaaaaggggAGCAAAGGGAAAACAGGCCGAAGTGGCTAACCAAGAAACTAAAGAACATTTACCTGCAGTAAAcagggaaaagaaaactgaggagaGTCCAGCCTCTgatgaggcaggagagaaagaagccaaGTCTGAATAA